A segment of the Panacibacter ginsenosidivorans genome:
CCATGCGGTATTCTGTTTCATCACCTTTAACCCCTTCAGGATAACGTCCAAATTTTTGTAAAAAATTACTGCGCCTCAAATGGGGATGATCACTGTACACGTAGAACTTAAGATGATTAAAGTACAAAGGCGAAGAATGAAAAACCATTTCCGTAAAACCATTTCTATAAGACCTCGCATACGGATAATCAAAATATGCATAGAAACGAATGATATCAAGATCAGGCCTTTCCTGTATTATATCCAGTGAATTTTTAAAACATTGCGGAAATTCAGTTGAGGGCTCAAAATCTTCCTGTACATACAACGTATAAGGTAATGTCACTGCATCCTGGCCCTTATTGATGTTATTGCCAAGCCCTTTGTTAACCGGTGTAGTTACAAGAGTAAAATTGAACTGATTCTGCAGTTTTTCAATATAAGCAAGGTGCTCAGGTTTGCTGCCATCGTCAGAAACAATAATTTCTCCAAAACTGCATTGAATATTTTCGAAAGACTGAAGCAAACGTTCCAGTGAACGGCTTCGGTTGTAGTGAGTAATGAGTAAACTCACTTTGTGAAATTCACAAACCGGAAGTTCCATGTTCAGGCATTTTGGTTTTTACGTAAGATATTGTTACAAATAACGCTGAAACTATGAAGTTCTTGTTTTGCAGGCACAAATGATTTTATTTACTACACATAATTATTAAATAGCCATTAAAGTTCTGCGTTGCTGTACAGATGTGCTTCGATAATCAGTTTTTATACAGGTACATCTTCGATATTTGAAGATAATTGTGCGTAAGATTTTTGTATACAGACCTGTTATAATATGTTATCTAATATCCGGGAAAAATTACAGAATAAACATTTTCTTTCACTGGCCGGCAACGGCATCATGTCCATCCTCGGCATGATCACCATAGCGTTATTGTATCGGGTCCTATCACTTTCAGACATTGGTGTTTGGGTCTTCTTTCAGTCAACGGTTTTACTCGTAGACACGTTTCGTTCAGGTTTTCTCACAACAGCCTTTATAAAATTTTATGCTGGTTCCTCCAAAAAACGCAGTGCAGAAGTGGCAGGCTCAACCTGGTATATTGCTCTTTGTATCACGGGCATTCTTGTAGCAATAAATCTTCCTGCTTATTTCTTCTTACAAAAGATAGGCGACCCCGGTTTAGCTATGTTTTTTAAATGGTTTGGTATTACTTATATTTTTACATTACCTTCTTTTGTTGCAACATGCGTATTACAGGGACAGCAACGCTTTGACAGGTTACTATATATTCGTTTTATAAGCCAGGGCTCCTTCATTATACTGGTGATCATTCTTATGTTTATGCACCGGGTAAGTCTTCAATCAATTGCTTACGCTTATCTTGGATCCTCGTTGCTTACAAGTGCAGTAGCCATCATTACAGGCTGGTCACGCATCAACACATTTATAAAAAGAAGCACATCCTGCATCAAAGAAATTTTTCATTTTGGTAAATACAGTGTAGGTACTACGCTTAGCTCCAACCTTTTCAGAAGTTCAGATACATTCATTATTAATTTTATGTTGGGTGCACCGGCATTGGCTGTTTATAATATTGGCCAGCGTTTAATGGAAATTGTAGAAATTCCTTTAAGAAGTTTTGCAGCCACAGGTATGCCTGTTTTGTCTGCGGCATATAACAGCAACGACAGTAAAGAAGTAATTGCCGTACTAAAAAAATATGCAGGTATGCTTACAGTTGCATTAATACCTGCTTTTATCGGTGCTGTTTTATTTGCCAATATTGCAGTGGCGGTAATTGGTGGTGGACAATACGCAGGAACAGAAGCGGCTAATGTGTTGCGTATATTTATGACGTTTGCTTTGTTGTATCCTGCCGACAGGTTCTTTGCACTAACCATTGATGTGATACATAAACCCAAAATAAATTTTTACAAAGTACTTATAATGCTTACGGGTAATATACTTGCAGATTTTGCGGGCATTTGGTTCTTCGGAAATATTTATGGTGTTGCCCTCGCAACGGTTGTGCCCATTCTTATTGGTGTATTGATCGGCAATTGGGCTTTACAACAATATCAGCCATTTCAATTCTTTTCTATTTTTTCTACAGGCTATCAAGAAGTTCTTCATTTAGTCAAACAAGTATTACCCAAAAAAAGAAAAGCATTTAGCTGATCACTTCGCTTGCATGTTACATAACTATAATTTTGACCGCTGTTATTTTATTACAGGTTTATGAATGTTGCATATTTTATGTTACAGACTGCAGCATTCCATAGCATCGTTGGTTGTGTCACTCACTTGTACGTTCGGAACAGGATAGAACAGGTCTATACGTTCACAAAGTTTACAAGCTATTTACTTGTGAACGCTTAAACACGTGAACTGCTGCAACATTTCTTCAGTACAAGAGTGCGACGCAACGATGTTCAACAGCAGTACTAAAGCCTGGTTACAAATAAAATATTTACACCCTGATAAGAGAATTATGCAGTAAGCACTTTATCAGAATAATTTGCGGTTGTGGCTTTTCTCCTGGCCAGTTTATTTTTCCATGAGAAACGCATTTCAATATTTGTATAGGTCCATTGGGAAACCTTGTAAATAATAAAGTAATTAACAATAAAAAGATAAGCATATGCCGATGGAGGGAAATGTAACAGGCGAATAAATATTATATTGAAAATACTCAGGATAAAAGCATGTGTCATATAAATGGAATAGGAGTACTTGCCCATCTTTTTAAGAAACCCTGAACGTTTCAGCAGCCCTGAAATAAAGCCACGTTCAAAAGCAAAGATCAATACGGATGAGAAGAAAGCGATCTCGTAAATAAAACCTATATTTTTAAAAGTATCGCCCCGATAAATATAAATGCCTATGCTTACAATCAATAACAATTCTGAGATATGAAAAAACAGGTCGGGCAATGCATTGAGGTTGTTTCTCAAGAAATTAAAAAGATTCAAGCAAAGTACACCGGTGAAAAAACCTGCTAAACCGCGCAAAAATCCATAATTAAAGCTGTAATTAATTTTATAATTACCGTTAATGATAAACATGATTGCAATACTGGTAACAGCTATAAATGCAAAAAAATAGTTCCTGTTTTTAAGATTTTGCAGTTTGTATAACCCAAATAATAAACTGCCAAACATAAGATAACTGATCATTTCAGCACTGATAGACCAGCTTGGTATATTCCAGCTTACATCAGTAACACCCGGTTGTTTTACAGAATTCATAAGCAGCAGTGATGATACGAATGTGTGCCAGCTATTATTTTCGTTATTAAGGTTATTGATCTGTATACGACCTTCAAATAAATGTTTGGATAATTCTATTACTACAAATACCAGCAGCATAATCAAATGCAGCGGGTATAACCTGCTTATTCTTTTTTTAAGAAAAATTTTTACTTGCCTGTAACTATTCATTTGCCTGTATGAATAAGCAATAACAAAACCACTTAGCACAAAAAAGAAATCAACAAACAGGTCTGAATTATAAATAAAGCTATTATTTAGTAGCGGTGTTGCAGAAAAGAAACTCATATGAAAGAATACGACCATAGCAGAAAATATTCCACGAAAAATATCCAGCACTTCAAAACGGTCTTTCATTGCAAATGGATTTTAAGATTTTTAATACATTGTTTAAACCACGATACATAAAACGTATTTAAAACATTATAAGTGTAGGGTAAGTAATTTTTAATGATGTCTGTATAATAAAATCTTCAATTTTGCTTTTACAATATCCTGTATGAAAATCGCACATCTCATACTGGCACACAACCAGCCAGATCAGTTAACCCGACTTATAACCAGGCTTTCACATAAAGATGCTGATTGCTTTATACATATAGATGCAAAGACCAGCCTGGAAGCCTTTAAGAAAATCAGCCAATTACAAAATGTTTTTATAATTGATAAGCGTGTAAAAATTACATGGGGCTCTTACAGTATTGTTCAGGCAACATTAAATGGACTAAGCAACATTATTGCCAGCAACAAAAATTACGATTACATAAATTTACTGAGCGGTCAGGATTATCCATTAAAAGCAGCAGTAGAAATTCACCAGTTCCTTAGAGAACGAAAAGGCAAACTGTTCATGGAATATTATTCTATAGAACAGGAATGGAAAGAAGCTATTCCACGTATAAAAAAATATCATCTTACTGATTATAATATTCCGGGCAAACATAAGCTCGAACGGCTCATTAACACAATATTTCCTTCGAGAAAGATGCCGCAAAAATTAATCCCGGTAGGCCGTTCACAATGGTTTACTATTACACTTGAATCAGCAAAATATATAATTTCTTACCTCAAAAAAAATCCTGATGTATCGCAGTTTTTCAGGCTTACATGGGCGCCTGATGAAATGATCTTTCAAACTATTTTATATAGCTCTCCTTTTAACGCTGCCATGGTAAATAATAATCTTCGCTATATTGACTGGAGCGAAGGCAAAGCAAGTCCTAAAACATTTACTATAAATGATCTTGAGACATTGCAAGGATCAGGAAAACTCTTTGCTCGAAAATTCAATGCAGATAATGATGAAAAAATTCTTACTGCATTGGATGAACTAACTATGAGCATTGTATAGTTTGATATTTCTTTATTTGTACCAAGCCATGAATCTCTATTTAACATCGTTGCGTCGCACACTTGTACACCTTATTATTCATTGAGCAGATGCAATCATTTTCTACAATGATCTTTTAAATAAAAATACCCTTTCTTTTGAAAGGGTATTTTTACCAGCTTAAATTAACAGCTTACCTGCTATAAATAAGATTATCATTTCGATTACCATTACTATTTATATACCAATTAGTTTTGTCTGTTCCTCCTGACTTTGCCCATTGCAGGAAATGCAAGTAAGCTTTCGAAATATTATTGGCTTCTGAAGGATAATCGAAAGTTTCAAGAATACTTATGGCCCAGGGCCAGTTATCAGCACTGAGATAATACTTACCTGAGGAAATACTTGTATTGTCATCCCCTGTACCATAAAGTTTCGGGTCAGCTTTATCCGTACCAGCATTCCCAGGCAAATGAATTTCATATCCCCTTCTCTGATTGCTTATAACAAAAGGATTAAATGGTGCAGCTCCAAGATCGGCAGCAGAAAGCCCTGAGGCAAATTGAACATAAATATGTGCAGTATCACTGGTAAAAAAAGTAGTACCCTTAGTAACATTTGCAAAACCACCCTGGGGAATCAAAGCACGTGTATCATCAAATGGAATGATCACTGCTTTTGTTTGACCAGCCTCCGTTCCATTTGAATTTGTCTTAATATAATTCGCAATCAATTTTTGACCTGTTACAGAATTTATTTTACTATATGCAAATGGCAACTCTACACCAAAACCATTAACAAATGAAGCTCCGGTTGCACGTAATGCATAATCTCCAAGCATTTCGATTGTTTGGTTTTTTGCGTCATTGATGAATTTATAACGATAACTAACAACAAGGTCATTCATATCATAATCCCCCGTTGAAGGCCACAGGTCTTCGAATGCAAGTGTACCCCATGTAGTTTCAGAAGGAAAATATTTTACATATGCCCGGGCCGGGTCTGTTGGAAAATCGTCGTATGTATCGGTAACACCATCTCCGTCTTTATCATTTGGTATTTCTATTGGCTTAACATTGCTGGTATTAATAGCATCTGAAACCGATGGAGTGATATAATAAATAACATCATTAAAATCTTCATCACCGGAGCCATTATCTCTTTGCAGATCTTCAAAACTTTGCAGGAATACTTTATCCTGTGCATCATATAGTAATACAGCATGTCTCTGGTATGCTGAACTTTCATTATTTAGCGCATCATTCGTATAAAACTTTGTAACATCTGTATTTACGCCTGAAACAAAGTCTGCCCATCCATTCTGAAATAAAACAAAACCGATAGATGTGCCTGCATTGAATGTTCCAAGTTTTATTTTATCTCCTGAGCGCATCGTACCGCCTGAACCATATAAAGAGGCATTGGGCATAACTAATTTTACAGACTCTATATTGTTAGCTTTTTTAGGCGCACTTCCTGTGGAATAAGTGTAATAGCCAAGGGAATTTAGATTACCAGCACCTTCATGAACAAGTGTAACATAGACATCCGTTGTCTTTGTGATATCAATATTGTTATAAGCATCTGAGGTAAGATAATCCGGATGATAAGCTGGAACAGGCTTTGATTCAGGTAATGAAGTATTTATTATGCTTAAGAAGTCTGCTGAAATATTGTCGGATGTAGTAAGATATGCCGGCCTGCCATAATAGTCATAAGATCCCATGTACGTATATTTTGTTCCGGTAACTCCATTATCCACACTTATAGCTGTAGGGCTTATCATTAGCATATCTCCTGCAGCATTCTCATTTGGTACAACATCACCACTATAACCATCAGTACCCCCAATTATGCATTGAACACTATTCCCGGAAATAGGTGCTTTGGCGTTACGCAATAACCCTATATAAGCAGGATCGATCAACAATGTATCTATATAAGATGGCAAACTAACTGTAGCCTTAATTACTCCACTTGCGTCGCTCAGTGCAGTAAATACTGCATTACCTCTTTTTGCATTACTAAGTGTATAAAAGTTTACTAACACGTTTTTCAAAGGTGCATTATCATTCGTTAGCAATTTAACCTCTAACGAGACCTCTTTTGAAGTAGAAAAATTGAAACCGTCAGGAGCAATAGGATCCTTTACTTCGGGGTTGTTTATGGATTCTGTACTTTTTTTACAAGATGTTATGATCACTGCAATCATTAAGATTGTTGCAATATACTTCTTCATCAGATTGGATTTTAAATTTAAAACAGGTTTAATTAAATATAACTATAAACAAAAATAAACAGCTCTTTAAACGACCATTACTAAATCTGCAGTTGAAGTGTGCGACGCAACAACTGTTTAATTAATGAACTTACGCCAGGCTCAAAATAATTTTAACGACTAACTTTATTAACTGCTGCATAAATATCTTTAACGCTGTTCTCCCATGAATGCTCCGTTGCAAACAATTTTCTTTCGCTCACAAGTGTTGCTGAATTTTCTGCAAGCGCTTTTTCAATAAGCGTTATATATTCTTCTTTCGAATTGCCCAGATAAGTATGTGCTTCAAAAATAGACATAGCTTCCGTTCTTGTAGCCACAACAGGTTTACCCATTGCCAGGTATTCATCAATCTTTCTAGGGTAGTTACCAATAGTTACTGCATTAACCAGTTGCGGATTTAGGCAAACATCAAATGCGTTAATATATGCAGGCAAGTCTGCAGGTTGTTTTGCTCCTAAAAAATGTATGTTTTTTATACTATGCAATTCACCTTTTTTAAATTGTTCATCTTCCGGGCCTACCAATACTATATTCCATGAAGGCCTGTGCTGTGCAATATGTTTGAGTATATCCAGATCAATCCTGATACTCTGCAATGCGCCAACATAGCCAATTACAGGAGATTTGAAGAGCTCAATATCAGCGGGCTTACGATGACTTTTATGTTCCAGAAATATATCCAGCTCACAACCCTGCCCCACATAAAAAGAATTGCTGTTATATTGTTTACAATAGTTCGTGAGGTAAGTTGAATTAGCAACACAACAGTCACTCTTTGCAATGATCTCGGGTTCCAGTTTAAGACCATGTGTTCTCCAGTAATCAACGGCCAATAAAAAATCACGGGAATAATAAATACTTTTATCTGGTTGTAAATAATCTTTCAGGTAAAAGCTTCTGAAAATATCATTATCATTAAAGAGCAGAATATTACTAAAGCCAAGCTGCTTTACCGCTTTTTTAATAGAGGCAGCGAAAATTTTGTTATTATACCTGTTAAGGTTATTAAAGATCCCTTGGTTCTTTATCCAGTTGATCGATTCGATCATTTTATCGGGATAATAATTCCAAAGATTCCCCCCTATTTTTACAATCGCCTCTTCTTTTCTTTTTAAAACATTTATCCTTTTCTTTACCCTGGGATCACTTTTATGACGCATGAATGTAATTCTGTCAAGCGGAGAATTAACATACAACACACGGTTATGTTTGCTAAACTCCAAAGCTATGTTCTTACAATTACTGCCGATCTCTACATCCCACGGCTGTAGCCCAACAACAACAATGTCCCTGTTTGATATAAGATTATATTCCTCCATACACCGGTCCGTTTTTTTCAATATCTAACCTGTAGGTTATATTTATAAGTGCCACCACCAAGTAAAAATATATGTTGGAAGGGAACTGCACTAATGCTTCCTGTGGATAATTACCAAGATTAAACGCAAAAACGATCAATACCATTGCAAGGCAATAGGCTTTTAATTCAGGATCGCGTATGCGATAATAATTCTTTATGCCCGTTTTTAATATAATAAACATTAAAATGCAAAACAATAATAACCCGACCCAGCCCATTTCTACAGCTACACGCACATAACCGCTGTCCGGGGGGAAATGTGCGAGGAATGAATTCGGTGCAAAGCGTTGCCCCCATGCACCTGTAGCGCCAAGCCCACCACCTAAAGGATGTGACAAGATATATGGCTGTATCATTTTTTGATTTGCCTTACGCACATTGAAAGAAGCATCATCGGATGGTTTAAAT
Coding sequences within it:
- a CDS encoding glycosyltransferase family 2 protein, with the protein product MELPVCEFHKVSLLITHYNRSRSLERLLQSFENIQCSFGEIIVSDDGSKPEHLAYIEKLQNQFNFTLVTTPVNKGLGNNINKGQDAVTLPYTLYVQEDFEPSTEFPQCFKNSLDIIQERPDLDIIRFYAYFDYPYARSYRNGFTEMVFHSSPLYFNHLKFYVYSDHPHLRRSNFLQKFGRYPEGVKGDETEYRMAVSFIKKKGRGLLYKDYTQIFYQKNSSAEPSTMNRSEWRSSNNAFILFVRAIYLKFKLLKWTFDLAFMK
- a CDS encoding lipopolysaccharide biosynthesis protein — protein: MLSNIREKLQNKHFLSLAGNGIMSILGMITIALLYRVLSLSDIGVWVFFQSTVLLVDTFRSGFLTTAFIKFYAGSSKKRSAEVAGSTWYIALCITGILVAINLPAYFFLQKIGDPGLAMFFKWFGITYIFTLPSFVATCVLQGQQRFDRLLYIRFISQGSFIILVIILMFMHRVSLQSIAYAYLGSSLLTSAVAIITGWSRINTFIKRSTSCIKEIFHFGKYSVGTTLSSNLFRSSDTFIINFMLGAPALAVYNIGQRLMEIVEIPLRSFAATGMPVLSAAYNSNDSKEVIAVLKKYAGMLTVALIPAFIGAVLFANIAVAVIGGGQYAGTEAANVLRIFMTFALLYPADRFFALTIDVIHKPKINFYKVLIMLTGNILADFAGIWFFGNIYGVALATVVPILIGVLIGNWALQQYQPFQFFSIFSTGYQEVLHLVKQVLPKKRKAFS
- a CDS encoding acyltransferase family protein — its product is MKDRFEVLDIFRGIFSAMVVFFHMSFFSATPLLNNSFIYNSDLFVDFFFVLSGFVIAYSYRQMNSYRQVKIFLKKRISRLYPLHLIMLLVFVVIELSKHLFEGRIQINNLNNENNSWHTFVSSLLLMNSVKQPGVTDVSWNIPSWSISAEMISYLMFGSLLFGLYKLQNLKNRNYFFAFIAVTSIAIMFIINGNYKINYSFNYGFLRGLAGFFTGVLCLNLFNFLRNNLNALPDLFFHISELLLIVSIGIYIYRGDTFKNIGFIYEIAFFSSVLIFAFERGFISGLLKRSGFLKKMGKYSYSIYMTHAFILSIFNIIFIRLLHFPPSAYAYLFIVNYFIIYKVSQWTYTNIEMRFSWKNKLARRKATTANYSDKVLTA
- a CDS encoding beta-1,6-N-acetylglucosaminyltransferase; this encodes MKIAHLILAHNQPDQLTRLITRLSHKDADCFIHIDAKTSLEAFKKISQLQNVFIIDKRVKITWGSYSIVQATLNGLSNIIASNKNYDYINLLSGQDYPLKAAVEIHQFLRERKGKLFMEYYSIEQEWKEAIPRIKKYHLTDYNIPGKHKLERLINTIFPSRKMPQKLIPVGRSQWFTITLESAKYIISYLKKNPDVSQFFRLTWAPDEMIFQTILYSSPFNAAMVNNNLRYIDWSEGKASPKTFTINDLETLQGSGKLFARKFNADNDEKILTALDELTMSIV
- a CDS encoding LruC domain-containing protein; translated protein: MKKYIATILMIAVIITSCKKSTESINNPEVKDPIAPDGFNFSTSKEVSLEVKLLTNDNAPLKNVLVNFYTLSNAKRGNAVFTALSDASGVIKATVSLPSYIDTLLIDPAYIGLLRNAKAPISGNSVQCIIGGTDGYSGDVVPNENAAGDMLMISPTAISVDNGVTGTKYTYMGSYDYYGRPAYLTTSDNISADFLSIINTSLPESKPVPAYHPDYLTSDAYNNIDITKTTDVYVTLVHEGAGNLNSLGYYTYSTGSAPKKANNIESVKLVMPNASLYGSGGTMRSGDKIKLGTFNAGTSIGFVLFQNGWADFVSGVNTDVTKFYTNDALNNESSAYQRHAVLLYDAQDKVFLQSFEDLQRDNGSGDEDFNDVIYYITPSVSDAINTSNVKPIEIPNDKDGDGVTDTYDDFPTDPARAYVKYFPSETTWGTLAFEDLWPSTGDYDMNDLVVSYRYKFINDAKNQTIEMLGDYALRATGASFVNGFGVELPFAYSKINSVTGQKLIANYIKTNSNGTEAGQTKAVIIPFDDTRALIPQGGFANVTKGTTFFTSDTAHIYVQFASGLSAADLGAAPFNPFVISNQRRGYEIHLPGNAGTDKADPKLYGTGDDNTSISSGKYYLSADNWPWAISILETFDYPSEANNISKAYLHFLQWAKSGGTDKTNWYINSNGNRNDNLIYSR
- a CDS encoding glycosyltransferase codes for the protein MEEYNLISNRDIVVVGLQPWDVEIGSNCKNIALEFSKHNRVLYVNSPLDRITFMRHKSDPRVKKRINVLKRKEEAIVKIGGNLWNYYPDKMIESINWIKNQGIFNNLNRYNNKIFAASIKKAVKQLGFSNILLFNDNDIFRSFYLKDYLQPDKSIYYSRDFLLAVDYWRTHGLKLEPEIIAKSDCCVANSTYLTNYCKQYNSNSFYVGQGCELDIFLEHKSHRKPADIELFKSPVIGYVGALQSIRIDLDILKHIAQHRPSWNIVLVGPEDEQFKKGELHSIKNIHFLGAKQPADLPAYINAFDVCLNPQLVNAVTIGNYPRKIDEYLAMGKPVVATRTEAMSIFEAHTYLGNSKEEYITLIEKALAENSATLVSERKLFATEHSWENSVKDIYAAVNKVSR